In Gracilimonas sp., a single window of DNA contains:
- the speE gene encoding polyamine aminopropyltransferase, whose translation MPLQFNEFYHENTGLTIGLKKLLFSEQSDYQLVEVYETDTWGHLMTIDGMVMLSEKDEFVYHEMVAHPVMFAHPNPEKVLIIGGGDGGTAREVLKHSSVKHVDMVEIDEAVVRASEQFFPGIGAWDDKRLKVLFEDGIAFVKAAKAEYDVVIIDGSDPVGPAEGLFEKDFFQFCFDALKEDGVLSAQTESPWVQEYHKSIKKVFKALQEVFTETEMYLGFIPLYPAGMWSFAFASKGVQVQSDEVLERVEKGLTEFSDSLKYYNKEVHQGAFALPGFVKEIIQ comes from the coding sequence ATGCCCCTCCAATTCAACGAATTTTATCACGAGAATACAGGCTTAACAATTGGATTAAAAAAGCTGCTTTTTTCAGAGCAGAGTGATTACCAGCTGGTAGAAGTGTACGAAACGGATACCTGGGGCCACCTGATGACCATTGATGGAATGGTGATGTTGTCTGAGAAAGACGAGTTTGTGTACCATGAAATGGTTGCTCATCCTGTGATGTTTGCACATCCTAACCCGGAAAAAGTGCTGATTATTGGAGGCGGGGACGGAGGGACGGCTCGTGAAGTGTTAAAGCATTCATCAGTTAAACATGTGGATATGGTGGAAATTGATGAAGCTGTAGTTCGTGCCTCAGAACAGTTTTTCCCGGGTATTGGAGCTTGGGATGATAAGAGGCTTAAGGTATTATTTGAAGATGGTATCGCCTTTGTTAAAGCTGCAAAAGCTGAATATGATGTGGTTATTATCGATGGTTCCGACCCGGTAGGACCGGCTGAAGGACTCTTTGAAAAGGATTTTTTTCAATTTTGTTTTGATGCATTGAAGGAAGACGGGGTACTCTCGGCTCAAACTGAATCTCCGTGGGTGCAGGAATATCATAAAAGCATAAAAAAAGTATTTAAGGCGCTTCAAGAGGTTTTTACCGAGACAGAGATGTATTTAGGTTTTATACCATTATATCCTGCCGGTATGTGGTCTTTTGCCTTTGCATCCAAAGGAGTGCAAGTACAATCTGATGAGGTTTTAGAGAGGGTAGAAAAAGGTCTGACAGAATTTAGTGATTCTTTAAAGTACTATAATAAAGAAGTTCATCAGGGCGCCTTTGCATTGCCTGGCTTTGTTAAAGAAATCATTCAATAA